In Vibrio lentus, a single genomic region encodes these proteins:
- the ffh gene encoding signal recognition particle protein yields the protein MFDNLTDRLSKTLKNISGKGRLTEDNIKETLREVRMALLEADVALPVVRDFVKRVKEGAVGVEVSKSLTPGQEFIKIVQAELEAVMGESNEALDLAAQPPAVILMAGLQGAGKTTSVGKLSKLLTERDKKKVLVVSADVYRPAAIKQLETLASDVGVDFFPSSADQKPLDIANAAIDHAKKKFYDVLIVDTAGRLAIDEEMMGEIKELHTAINPVETLFVVDAMTGQDAANTAKAFGDTLPLTGVILTKVDGDARGGAALSVRHITGKPIKFLGVGEKTDALEPFHPDRVASRILGMGDVLSLIEDLQKNVDTEKAEKLAKKFKEKKGFDLEDFREQLGQMQNMGGMMGMMDKLPGMSQLPDNVKDKVDDKMFKQMEAIINSMTMKERQRPDLIKGSRKKRIAAGSGTQVQDVNRMLKQFTQMQKMMKKMQKGGMKGMMRNMQGMMGGGGGMGGMGGGFNPFGR from the coding sequence ATGTTTGATAATTTAACGGATCGTCTATCCAAAACGCTGAAGAATATCAGCGGTAAAGGTCGCCTGACCGAAGACAATATTAAAGAGACGCTGCGTGAAGTACGTATGGCGCTACTTGAAGCCGACGTTGCACTGCCAGTTGTCCGTGATTTTGTTAAGCGCGTAAAAGAAGGCGCTGTGGGTGTTGAGGTATCTAAATCTCTAACACCTGGCCAAGAATTCATTAAGATCGTTCAAGCTGAACTTGAAGCTGTGATGGGTGAGTCTAACGAGGCTCTTGACCTAGCAGCACAACCGCCAGCAGTTATCTTAATGGCGGGTCTACAAGGTGCGGGTAAAACCACATCGGTAGGTAAACTATCTAAGCTCCTGACTGAGCGTGACAAGAAGAAAGTTTTGGTTGTGTCTGCCGACGTTTACCGTCCAGCGGCGATCAAACAGCTTGAAACCTTAGCAAGCGATGTTGGTGTCGACTTCTTCCCATCTTCAGCTGATCAAAAGCCTCTTGATATTGCAAATGCTGCAATCGACCACGCGAAGAAGAAATTCTACGACGTTCTAATTGTCGATACTGCCGGTCGTTTGGCTATCGATGAAGAGATGATGGGCGAGATCAAAGAGCTTCATACGGCAATTAACCCAGTAGAGACACTGTTCGTTGTTGATGCAATGACAGGTCAAGATGCTGCGAACACTGCAAAAGCCTTTGGCGATACGCTACCACTTACCGGTGTTATCTTAACGAAAGTGGACGGTGATGCGCGTGGTGGTGCAGCTCTGTCTGTTCGTCATATCACAGGTAAACCGATTAAATTCTTGGGTGTTGGTGAAAAAACTGACGCACTAGAACCGTTCCACCCAGATCGTGTTGCTTCTCGTATCCTTGGTATGGGCGACGTACTGTCTCTTATTGAAGACCTACAGAAAAACGTTGATACCGAGAAAGCAGAGAAACTGGCTAAGAAGTTCAAAGAGAAGAAAGGCTTTGACCTTGAAGACTTCCGTGAGCAGCTAGGACAAATGCAGAACATGGGCGGCATGATGGGCATGATGGATAAGCTTCCAGGCATGTCTCAGCTACCGGACAACGTAAAAGATAAAGTTGATGACAAGATGTTCAAGCAGATGGAAGCGATCATCAACTCTATGACAATGAAGGAGCGTCAGCGTCCTGACCTAATCAAAGGTTCACGCAAGAAGCGTATTGCTGCAGGTTCTGGCACTCAAGTACAAGATGTAAACCGTATGCTGAAACAATTCACTCAAATGCAGAAGATGATGAAGAAAATGCAGAAGGGTGGAATGAAAGGCATGATGCGCAACATGCAGGGCATGATGGGCGGCGGTGGAGGTATGGGCGGAATGGGTGGTGGTTTTAACCCGTTTGGCCGATAA
- a CDS encoding cytochrome C assembly family protein, protein MDSLIAIAAAFLYTMAISTIIPGLVHQTGIRVKTVFISALLALAFHAWLLGDLIFNASGQNLSILNVASLISLIISLVMSGAMLKTRLWFILPVVYSFAALNLMAATFLPSTFIKHLENDPKLLVHISLALFSYATLTIGALYALQLAWLDHKLKKKKALVINPNLPPLMMVERQLFKIILIGNGLLTGTLLTGLIFVQDMFAQGKAHKAVLSFIAWVIYSILLWGHYQKGWRGQKVTWFALAGASMLTLAYFGSRFVQEIILN, encoded by the coding sequence ATGGACAGTCTTATTGCGATCGCAGCAGCCTTTCTTTATACAATGGCGATTTCCACGATCATTCCAGGTCTCGTGCACCAAACAGGAATCCGTGTAAAAACGGTGTTTATCAGCGCATTACTTGCTTTAGCTTTCCATGCTTGGTTGCTTGGCGATTTAATCTTTAATGCCAGTGGCCAAAACCTCAGTATCTTGAACGTTGCTTCATTGATCAGTTTAATCATCTCTTTGGTCATGAGCGGTGCTATGCTCAAAACCCGATTGTGGTTCATCTTGCCCGTCGTTTATAGCTTCGCTGCGCTTAACTTGATGGCTGCCACTTTTCTTCCGAGCACCTTCATCAAACACCTAGAGAATGACCCAAAACTGCTTGTGCACATCTCTTTGGCGCTCTTCTCATACGCGACACTAACTATCGGCGCGCTATACGCTCTGCAACTCGCGTGGCTCGATCACAAACTTAAAAAGAAAAAAGCGTTAGTAATAAACCCTAACTTACCTCCATTAATGATGGTGGAAAGACAACTTTTCAAGATCATTCTTATCGGTAATGGTTTATTAACCGGCACCTTGCTGACTGGCCTTATCTTCGTACAAGATATGTTTGCTCAAGGAAAGGCGCACAAAGCCGTGTTGTCTTTTATTGCTTGGGTTATCTACTCCATCCTTCTTTGGGGTCATTACCAAAAAGGTTGGCGTGGACAGAAAGTCACTTGGTTCGCCCTTGCGGGTGCCAGCATGCTCACATTAGCCTACTTCGGTAGCCGCTTCGTTCAGGAAATCATCCTGAATTAG
- a CDS encoding HlyC/CorC family transporter, translating to MDDISTGILFALLACLIVISGYFSGSETGMMSLNRYRLKHLASTGHKGAKRVEKLLSRPDRLIGLILIGNNLVNILASAIATILGMRIYGDIGVAIATGALTLVILVFAEVTPKTIASLFPERVSYASSILLMILMKVLSPLVILVNFITNGFIRILGVKASHDATDHLSSEELRTVVNEAGTLIPQRHQDMLVSILDLEHVTVNDIMVPRNEITGIDINDDWKSIVRQLTHSPHGRVVLYRDQIDEVVGMLRLREAYRLMLEKNEFNKETLLRAADEIYFIPEATPLNIQLLKFQRNKQRIGLIVDEYGDINGLVTLEDILEEIVGEFTTSIAPSLSEEITPQSDGSFLIEGSANIRDINKGLQWTLPTDGPRTLNGLILEHLEDIPESHLSVEVASHPMEIVELEENRIKLVRVFPQVANG from the coding sequence TTGGACGACATATCAACGGGTATCTTATTTGCGCTACTCGCGTGTCTCATCGTAATTTCTGGTTATTTCTCTGGTTCTGAAACGGGCATGATGTCCCTGAACCGCTACCGTTTAAAGCACTTAGCCAGTACGGGCCATAAAGGTGCCAAACGCGTAGAAAAACTTCTGAGTCGCCCAGACAGATTGATCGGCCTCATTCTCATCGGCAACAATCTCGTCAACATTCTTGCATCTGCGATCGCTACGATTCTTGGTATGCGCATCTATGGGGATATCGGTGTTGCAATCGCAACCGGAGCCCTGACCCTAGTGATCCTCGTATTTGCTGAGGTTACCCCAAAAACCATCGCCTCACTTTTCCCAGAACGAGTGTCTTACGCCAGCAGTATTCTATTAATGATACTGATGAAGGTGCTGTCACCACTGGTTATCTTGGTTAACTTTATTACCAACGGCTTCATTCGTATCTTAGGTGTCAAAGCCAGCCATGATGCGACCGACCATTTGAGCTCAGAAGAACTTAGAACGGTAGTAAATGAAGCGGGAACCCTAATACCTCAGCGTCACCAAGATATGTTGGTGTCGATTCTAGATTTAGAGCACGTCACCGTGAATGACATCATGGTGCCACGTAACGAGATCACTGGCATCGACATCAATGATGATTGGAAGTCTATCGTCCGTCAGCTCACTCACTCTCCTCATGGTCGTGTCGTGCTATACCGCGATCAAATAGATGAAGTGGTTGGTATGCTGAGGCTGCGTGAAGCTTATCGCTTGATGCTTGAAAAGAACGAATTCAATAAAGAGACGCTGCTGCGTGCCGCAGATGAAATCTACTTTATTCCTGAAGCGACGCCGCTCAACATTCAACTGCTTAAATTCCAACGCAACAAACAGCGTATTGGTTTGATCGTCGATGAATATGGCGATATCAATGGTTTGGTTACGCTAGAAGATATTCTTGAAGAGATCGTGGGCGAATTTACGACCTCTATCGCACCGAGCTTATCTGAAGAGATCACGCCGCAAAGCGATGGTAGCTTCTTGATTGAAGGCAGCGCTAATATCCGAGATATCAACAAAGGTTTGCAATGGACATTGCCTACTGACGGCCCAAGAACACTCAATGGCCTGATATTAGAACATCTAGAGGACATCCCAGAAAGTCACCTCAGTGTTGAGGTTGCCAGCCATCCGATGGAAATCGTTGAACTCGAAGAAAACCGCATCAAGCTAGTACGTGTATTTCCACAGGTCGCTAACGGATAA
- the luxS gene encoding S-ribosylhomocysteine lyase, with translation MPLLDSFTVDHTRMNAPAVRVAKTMQTPKGDTITVFDLRFTAPNKDILSEKGIHTLEHLYAGFMRNQLNGSDVEIIDISPMGCRTGFYMSLIGTPSEQQVADGWLAAMQDVLKVESQNKIPELNEYQCGTAAMHSLDEAKDIANAIIAAGISVNKNDELALPESMLQELKID, from the coding sequence ATGCCTTTATTAGATAGTTTCACTGTTGATCATACGCGCATGAACGCCCCTGCAGTTCGTGTAGCTAAAACAATGCAAACCCCAAAAGGGGATACCATCACGGTATTTGACTTGCGTTTTACGGCACCAAATAAAGATATCCTATCTGAAAAAGGTATCCATACTCTAGAGCACCTATACGCGGGATTTATGCGTAATCAACTGAATGGTTCAGACGTGGAAATCATCGATATTTCACCGATGGGCTGTCGTACTGGTTTCTACATGAGCCTAATTGGTACGCCTTCAGAGCAGCAAGTGGCAGACGGTTGGTTGGCTGCAATGCAAGATGTGCTGAAAGTTGAGAGCCAGAATAAGATCCCTGAGCTGAACGAATACCAATGTGGTACAGCGGCAATGCACTCTTTGGATGAAGCTAAAGATATCGCCAACGCGATCATCGCTGCAGGTATCTCTGTAAACAAAAATGATGAACTGGCACTGCCAGAGTCAATGCTTCAAGAGCTTAAAATCGACTAA
- the gshA gene encoding glutamate--cysteine ligase → MTDFAARLKQVATNPKTFSQFGRGVERETLRYTEDGHLATGPHPKALGSALMNGWVTTDFSESLLEFITPVSNDVPTLLNQLSDIHHFTQTKLDGEKMWPLSMPCYVGSEDYIQLAQYGTSNNGKMKTLYREGLKRRYGSLMQIISGVHFNFSFPDSFWDSLFGEQTEEARCESKSDAYFGLIRNYYRFGWLIPYFFGASPALCPSFIKGRETKLPFEKIGETLYLPKATALRLSDLGYTNSAQSVLKIGFNSLDQYLEGLNQAIRTPSEEFAEIGTKVDGEYRQLNSNVLQIENELYAPIRPKRVAKSGEKPSEALARAGVEYIEVRSLDVNPFSSIGINEQQVRFLDLFLTWSVLTDSAEMDNCELECWRDNWNKVILEGRQVGLELKIGCHGERLSLQDWAKRVFKDLRSIAEMMDAEQGGRAYQETCDTLEAWIDNPELTISGQLLEETKRLGGLGKVGCALGKTYAQQHKAHQYKVYSAELMEAEVQRSMIAQQQSEEASTQDFDSFLTDYFSYLKA, encoded by the coding sequence TTGACTGATTTTGCTGCGCGACTAAAGCAAGTTGCAACCAACCCTAAGACCTTCTCTCAATTTGGTCGTGGTGTTGAAAGGGAAACGTTACGCTACACGGAAGATGGGCATCTTGCGACTGGGCCGCACCCAAAGGCTTTGGGATCTGCGTTGATGAACGGATGGGTAACGACCGATTTTTCTGAGTCGCTACTGGAGTTTATTACGCCTGTTTCTAACGACGTTCCGACGCTTTTGAATCAGTTGTCTGATATCCATCACTTCACACAAACCAAGTTAGATGGCGAAAAGATGTGGCCGCTTTCTATGCCTTGTTATGTAGGCAGTGAAGATTACATTCAGTTAGCGCAATACGGTACCTCTAACAACGGCAAGATGAAGACGCTATATCGTGAAGGCCTAAAACGTCGTTACGGTAGCCTGATGCAGATTATTTCAGGTGTTCACTTCAACTTCTCTTTCCCGGATAGTTTTTGGGATAGCCTGTTTGGAGAGCAAACCGAAGAAGCACGTTGTGAATCTAAGTCCGATGCTTACTTTGGTTTGATTCGTAATTACTACCGTTTTGGTTGGTTAATTCCTTATTTCTTCGGTGCTTCACCTGCACTATGTCCTTCTTTCATCAAAGGAAGAGAGACAAAGCTACCTTTTGAAAAGATTGGTGAGACGCTGTATCTACCAAAAGCAACGGCACTACGTTTGAGCGATCTTGGCTACACCAACAGTGCTCAAAGTGTATTGAAAATTGGCTTTAATAGCCTAGACCAGTACCTAGAGGGATTGAACCAAGCGATTCGCACTCCATCGGAAGAGTTTGCCGAAATCGGTACTAAAGTTGATGGTGAATACCGTCAGTTGAATAGCAATGTTCTTCAAATCGAGAACGAGCTTTATGCGCCAATTCGTCCTAAGCGTGTTGCTAAAAGTGGTGAGAAGCCATCTGAAGCACTGGCTCGTGCTGGTGTCGAGTACATCGAGGTTCGCTCTTTAGACGTAAACCCATTCAGCTCAATTGGTATCAATGAGCAACAGGTTCGCTTCTTGGATTTATTCCTAACTTGGAGCGTGCTAACCGACTCTGCTGAGATGGATAACTGCGAACTTGAATGCTGGCGCGATAACTGGAACAAGGTGATCTTAGAAGGTCGTCAGGTTGGTTTAGAGCTGAAAATCGGTTGTCATGGTGAACGATTGTCTCTGCAAGATTGGGCGAAGCGCGTCTTCAAAGACCTACGCTCTATTGCTGAGATGATGGACGCTGAACAAGGCGGCCGTGCATACCAAGAAACGTGTGATACGCTTGAAGCTTGGATCGATAACCCAGAATTAACGATTTCTGGTCAGCTACTTGAAGAGACCAAGAGATTAGGTGGCTTAGGAAAAGTGGGCTGCGCGTTGGGGAAAACCTACGCTCAACAACACAAAGCGCATCAATATAAAGTTTACTCAGCTGAGTTGATGGAAGCGGAAGTTCAGCGCTCAATGATCGCTCAACAACAAAGTGAAGAAGCAAGCACTCAAGATTTTGACAGCTTCTTAACGGATTATTTTTCGTATTTAAAAGCATAG
- a CDS encoding M16 family metallopeptidase: protein MKKVLLGTFSLIAIAGCSYNVPSSTPFFSSLPEGVTLLEEVKPSKDKVVIPYAKYQLENGLTVILSPDDSDPLVHVDVTYHVGSAREQIGKSGFAHFFEHMMFQGSENVGDQQHFKIITEAGGSLNGTTNRDRTNYFETVPSNQLEKMLWLESDRMGFLLDAVSQKKFEVQRGTVKNERAQSYENRPYGLMWERMGEALYPEGHPYSWQPIGYVEDLDRVDVNDLKAFFLRWYGPNNAVLTIGGDIDVDDTLEWVNKYFGPIPQGPEVKAAEKQPAVLTEDKYITLKDNIRQPMVLVGWPTTYRGEETQASLNALSNVLGSGTNSYLYQNLVKTQKAVSAGSFHDCAELACTMYVYAMGDSGKKGDLTVLNKELMDTLEQFSKEGVEQERLDQITGMAEADAVFALQSVKGKVSQLASNQTFYGQPDRIESQLDQIRAVTPESVSKAYQDFIEGKHKVTLSVVPKKQLDLAVREATFTTPDRTLPEYAKVTEDQLDFRKAPNTFDRSVMPEVNFGVEATMPELYRMHFANGTDLIGTVTSETPTVQLQIQLPAGERYVRKGQEGLANLTASMMEEGSTKRTVEELQATLDKLGSSVSISAGSYTTDISVSTLEKNLPQTLAIVQEVLFEPKFDEQDFERVKKQMLEGVVYQHQQPSWMASQATREVLFGDSIFARASDGTKASLSQLTLDDVKKFYGQHYTPEGANIVVVGDISKKEVGKQLQFFEQWQGDAAPLTRPQIIKELSGQHLYLVDKPGAPQSIVRLVRKGLPFDATGELYLSQLANFNLAGNFNSRINQNLREDKAYTYGASGYFASTRETGAVVFSAQVRANATVPSIQEFISELNEFSQSGLTDEEVKFMRLAVGQQDALKYETPSQKAGLLSNIVALSLDEDYLQQRNQIVETVSKETLNELSKKWFDPNDYQIIVVGDAASLRPQLEKLDIPIEELEIIR, encoded by the coding sequence ATGAAAAAGGTTTTACTTGGTACATTTTCTCTTATCGCCATTGCTGGCTGTTCTTACAATGTACCTAGCTCAACACCCTTCTTTTCTTCGCTACCTGAAGGTGTCACCTTATTAGAAGAAGTTAAGCCTTCTAAAGATAAAGTCGTGATTCCGTATGCGAAATATCAGCTTGAAAATGGCTTGACCGTTATTCTATCTCCTGATGATTCCGATCCACTGGTGCATGTTGATGTCACTTATCACGTAGGTTCTGCTCGTGAGCAGATTGGTAAGTCAGGCTTTGCTCACTTCTTTGAGCACATGATGTTCCAAGGCTCTGAAAACGTTGGTGACCAACAGCACTTCAAGATCATTACCGAAGCGGGTGGTTCTTTAAACGGCACCACTAACCGTGACCGTACCAACTACTTTGAAACCGTTCCATCTAATCAACTTGAGAAAATGCTGTGGCTGGAATCAGACCGCATGGGCTTCTTGTTGGATGCGGTTTCTCAGAAGAAATTTGAAGTTCAAAGAGGCACGGTTAAGAACGAGCGAGCTCAAAGCTACGAAAACCGTCCTTATGGCTTGATGTGGGAACGTATGGGTGAAGCCCTTTACCCTGAAGGCCACCCATACTCGTGGCAACCAATCGGTTATGTTGAAGACTTAGACCGTGTGGATGTGAATGATCTTAAAGCCTTCTTTCTACGCTGGTATGGCCCAAATAATGCCGTGTTGACTATCGGTGGTGATATCGACGTTGATGACACGCTAGAGTGGGTTAACAAGTACTTTGGTCCAATCCCTCAAGGCCCTGAAGTTAAGGCTGCTGAGAAACAACCTGCGGTGCTGACTGAAGATAAGTACATCACCTTAAAAGATAATATTCGTCAGCCGATGGTACTGGTCGGTTGGCCAACGACATATCGTGGTGAAGAAACACAAGCTTCGTTAAATGCACTGTCTAACGTTTTAGGTTCTGGTACCAACAGTTACCTATACCAAAACTTGGTTAAGACGCAAAAAGCAGTGAGCGCGGGTTCTTTCCATGACTGTGCTGAATTGGCTTGTACCATGTATGTTTATGCGATGGGCGACTCTGGTAAAAAAGGGGATTTGACGGTTCTTAACAAAGAGTTGATGGATACCTTAGAGCAGTTCTCGAAAGAGGGTGTTGAACAAGAGCGCTTAGACCAAATTACTGGTATGGCTGAAGCGGATGCGGTTTTCGCTCTACAAAGTGTCAAAGGGAAAGTTTCACAACTGGCTTCGAATCAGACGTTCTATGGTCAACCTGACCGTATTGAATCGCAACTCGATCAAATCCGAGCGGTAACACCAGAAAGCGTCAGCAAGGCATACCAAGATTTCATCGAGGGTAAGCATAAGGTGACACTCAGTGTTGTTCCTAAGAAGCAGCTCGATCTCGCAGTTCGTGAAGCTACATTCACCACTCCAGATCGCACGTTACCTGAATACGCTAAGGTCACTGAAGATCAGCTTGATTTCAGAAAAGCACCCAACACATTTGATCGCAGTGTGATGCCAGAAGTGAACTTTGGTGTTGAAGCGACCATGCCTGAGCTGTATCGCATGCACTTTGCGAATGGCACAGACTTGATTGGTACCGTGACCAGTGAAACGCCGACAGTGCAGCTACAAATTCAACTGCCTGCAGGCGAACGCTATGTTCGTAAAGGGCAAGAAGGCTTAGCGAACTTAACCGCTTCTATGATGGAAGAAGGTTCGACGAAACGAACGGTTGAAGAATTACAGGCGACCTTAGATAAGCTAGGTAGCAGTGTCAGCATTAGCGCCGGAAGTTATACCACGGATATCTCGGTTTCAACGCTAGAGAAAAACCTGCCTCAAACCTTAGCGATCGTACAAGAGGTTCTGTTTGAGCCTAAGTTTGATGAGCAAGACTTCGAACGCGTGAAGAAGCAGATGCTTGAAGGTGTTGTCTATCAGCATCAACAACCAAGCTGGATGGCTTCTCAAGCAACCCGTGAAGTGTTATTTGGTGACAGTATTTTTGCTCGAGCAAGCGATGGTACTAAAGCGTCTCTATCGCAACTGACCTTAGATGATGTAAAAAAATTCTATGGTCAACATTACACACCAGAAGGTGCCAATATTGTTGTTGTGGGAGACATCTCGAAGAAAGAGGTGGGGAAACAGCTACAATTCTTTGAACAGTGGCAAGGCGATGCGGCACCACTAACGCGTCCGCAGATCATCAAAGAGCTTTCAGGACAGCATCTGTACTTAGTAGATAAACCAGGTGCGCCACAAAGTATTGTTCGTCTGGTGCGTAAAGGTTTACCTTTTGATGCGACGGGTGAGTTGTATTTGAGCCAGTTGGCTAACTTCAATTTAGCCGGTAACTTCAATAGCCGCATTAACCAAAACTTACGTGAAGACAAAGCGTACACTTATGGTGCAAGCGGTTACTTCGCGAGTACACGTGAAACTGGTGCGGTAGTATTTAGTGCTCAAGTGAGAGCCAATGCGACGGTTCCATCGATTCAAGAGTTTATCTCTGAGCTAAATGAATTTAGTCAAAGTGGATTAACTGACGAAGAGGTGAAATTTATGCGCCTTGCCGTCGGTCAACAAGATGCGCTTAAATACGAAACTCCAAGTCAAAAGGCTGGGTTGTTGAGTAATATTGTTGCGCTGAGCCTTGACGAAGATTACCTGCAACAACGTAATCAGATAGTTGAAACGGTCTCAAAAGAGACGTTAAACGAGCTATCTAAGAAATGGTTTGACCCGAATGATTATCAAATAATTGTTGTTGGCGACGCGGCTTCGCTTCGTCCTCAACTAGAAAAGTTAGATATTCCAATAGAAGAGCTTGAAATCATTCGTTAG
- a CDS encoding YqaA family protein has product MLEFFNSLFENIALWFSDSALWVLFISGFLSATLLPGGSEASLVAALSLDQFSTSSIILLATLGNTLGGLTNYWIGLWLPNRTQSEKHGHKAMAWLSRYGYWTLLFSWLPIIGDPLCLAAGWLRMKFIPSVILIAIGKAARYSLLAAIYFGFF; this is encoded by the coding sequence GTGCTAGAGTTTTTTAATTCTCTATTTGAAAACATAGCGCTGTGGTTTTCTGACTCAGCGCTGTGGGTACTCTTCATTAGTGGCTTCTTGAGTGCCACGTTATTGCCCGGCGGTTCTGAAGCAAGTCTGGTTGCGGCATTGAGCTTAGATCAGTTCTCAACATCATCGATCATTCTGCTGGCGACACTTGGTAATACCTTAGGCGGCCTGACCAATTATTGGATTGGTTTGTGGTTACCTAATCGAACTCAATCTGAAAAGCATGGTCATAAGGCTATGGCTTGGCTGAGCCGCTATGGTTACTGGACACTGTTATTCAGTTGGTTACCGATCATTGGTGACCCTTTGTGTCTGGCTGCCGGTTGGCTGAGAATGAAATTTATCCCTAGCGTTATTTTGATAGCGATTGGCAAAGCCGCTCGCTACAGCTTACTTGCTGCTATTTACTTCGGTTTTTTCTAA
- a CDS encoding NADP-dependent oxidoreductase, with product MENKQIAITQFGGVENLSIQTNVIPKPKAGEVLVKVSFSGINPIDVKTRAGLGWAAAQNKDNLPWVPGYDISGQIVTLGEHAERFTVGDNVAGFIGFPLQGGGYSQYVCVPEAALSMVPDSVTLEAAAALPLASQTAAQALNKAEVKEGDRVLILAGAGGVGHLAVQIAVAAKAEVYTTCSEANLDYLATLGAHAINYKFAPASERVSDVDVLIDLVGGDTALDALKCLKDGARVVTVPTLSAELICEKATLLGFTASGMLVEPNPEQMDTMLYMVSVGLLKTEIQGIYQLDEAQSAHLQVETGHTRGKVLLKMQEG from the coding sequence ATGGAAAACAAACAGATTGCGATTACTCAATTCGGCGGCGTCGAAAACCTAAGTATTCAAACCAACGTTATTCCTAAGCCAAAGGCGGGAGAAGTGCTGGTCAAAGTTTCCTTTTCGGGCATTAATCCGATTGATGTCAAAACCCGTGCTGGCCTTGGTTGGGCCGCAGCACAGAACAAAGATAATCTTCCTTGGGTACCTGGTTACGACATTTCAGGGCAGATTGTTACGCTAGGCGAACATGCAGAGCGTTTTACTGTTGGTGATAACGTAGCCGGCTTTATTGGCTTCCCATTGCAAGGCGGCGGTTACAGCCAATATGTGTGCGTTCCAGAAGCTGCATTAAGCATGGTTCCTGATTCTGTCACTCTAGAAGCGGCTGCGGCATTACCACTAGCCAGCCAAACGGCAGCACAGGCACTCAATAAAGCGGAAGTGAAAGAGGGCGATCGTGTACTCATCTTGGCGGGTGCAGGCGGCGTTGGTCATCTAGCGGTTCAAATCGCCGTGGCAGCGAAAGCCGAGGTTTATACAACGTGTAGTGAAGCGAATCTTGATTACTTAGCAACGCTAGGCGCTCATGCGATTAACTATAAATTTGCACCAGCATCAGAAAGAGTATCCGATGTCGATGTGCTGATTGATTTGGTCGGTGGAGATACCGCTCTCGATGCATTGAAGTGTCTAAAAGATGGCGCAAGAGTCGTGACAGTCCCAACTTTATCTGCTGAATTGATCTGCGAAAAAGCAACATTATTAGGCTTTACTGCATCAGGTATGCTGGTTGAGCCAAACCCAGAGCAAATGGACACTATGCTGTATATGGTCAGTGTCGGATTGCTCAAAACAGAAATTCAAGGTATCTACCAGTTAGACGAAGCGCAATCAGCTCATCTGCAGGTTGAAACCGGACATACCAGAGGCAAGGTACTACTTAAAATGCAAGAAGGTTGA